The Leguminivora glycinivorella isolate SPB_JAAS2020 chromosome 1, LegGlyc_1.1, whole genome shotgun sequence genome includes a region encoding these proteins:
- the LOC125225594 gene encoding skin secretory protein xP2-like has translation MTSVPFNVGLGDDTRSSSRVLRPPGGGHTDIFGGDPEPPRGRRQNPAAAYATSLGEHQPQNGNAPAQNGQEAAPPAPQAQAEAPAAEPAKPEPVKAAAPAPAPAQEPPKRVRVPPGGFSSGLW, from the exons ATGACTTCAGTCCCGTTCAACGTTGGCCTCGGTGACGACACCCGCTCGTCCAGCAGGGTGCTCCGTCCCCCGGGCGGcgggcacactgacattttcgGAGGGGACCCAGAGCCCCCGCGCGGCCGTCGCCAGAACCCAGCCGCTGCGTACGCAACAT CTCTCGGCGAACATCAGCCACAGAACGGCAACGCCCCGGCCCAGAACGGGCAGGAGGCGGCGCCCCCGGCCCCGCAGGCGCAGGCGGAGGCGCCGGCGGCCGAGCCCGCGAAGCCGGAGCCGGTGAAGgcggccgcgcccgcgcccgcgccggcccAGGAGCCCCCGAAGCGCGTGCGCGTGCCGCCCGGCGGCTTCTCTTCCGGCCTCTGGTAA